DNA sequence from the Deinococcus humi genome:
GGGTCACGGCGGTGCTGCCCTGCGGCAGGAACGGAGCGCACACGGTGCCCGCCGCGTGGTTCTCCCTGAACGGCAACGGCGAGATGACTGGGACCACTTGGATCGACGAATCCGGCGGATTGACTGGCCCGGTCATGCTGACCAACACCCATTCTGTGGGAATGGTGCGCGACGCAGTGGTGGCCTGGGGCAAGTCGCACGGTTGGACTGAACTCTGGAGTCTGCCGGTGGTGGCCGAAACCTACGACGGCTTCTTGAACGACATCAACGGCTTCCACGTCACCCAGGAACACGCTTTCGAGGCCCTGAATACGGCGTCAGGCGGCCCGGTGACCCAGGGCAACGTGGGCGGCGGCACCGGCATGATCGTTTCCGGTTTCAAGGGGGGGGTAGGCACCTCGTCACGGGTGCTGGACGATTCGCCCCATAAGGTGGGTGTGCTGGTGCAGGCCAATTTCGGCGCACGCGAAGACCTGATGGTCCTGGGCGTCCCGGTGGGCCGGGAGATCGCCGACCTGCTTCCTGAGCGGGAGGATACGGCTGGTCGCGACGGCTCGATCATCATTCTGGTGGGCACGGACGCGCCGCTGCTGCCGCATCAACTCAAGCGCCTGGCCCGCCGAGCGGCCCTGGGACTGGCCCGTACCGGCAGCGTGGCGCACAACGGTTCCGGCGACCTGTTCCTGGCCTTTTCAACCGCCACGCCGGAGGTTGCAGGCGGGTTGGAACACTGGAAGGCGTTGCCCAACACCAGCCTCGATCCACTGTTCAAGGCCGTGGTGGAGGCCACTGAGGAGGCGATCATCAACGCCCTGTTCGCCGCCGAAACGATGACCGGTGTACACGGGCGCACCGTCCACGCCCTGCCACACACGCGCACGCTGGAGGTGATGCGGAAGTACCGACGCGGTTCAGACGTGGCCTAACGGCCCTGGTCCTCCGCCTCTGGCCTGCCACTGTGTCCCGCCGCCAGCAGACGCAGCCACTGGCCCAGAATCGGCTCCAGGCGGTAGCGCTCGGCACCAGCATAGGCCCGCTCACTCCACTCCTGCCGCAATTCTGGCTGCGACATCAGTGACTGCAGGGCCGAGGCGAAGGCAGAGACGTCCTGTGCCGGCATCAGCGCGCCGCCCCCCGCCGCCAGCAGCTCCGCCGGCCCAGTGAGGCAGTCGAAGGCCACCGCCGGGACGCCGTGCGCCTGCGTTTCCATCAGGACCAGGGGCAGTCCCTCGTGACGGGAGCTGAGGGCGTAGATCCCCGCAGTGCGGTACACCGCCGCAACATCAGAGGTGGGGGCGAACAGTTCCCAGCGGCGCAACCCGAGTTCCTCGGCCAGATCGCGCAGAGCCTGCTCCTCCGGTCCCTGGCCGTAAATCTGGAGCCGCCATTCGGGGCAATCCGCCTCAATCTCGGCCCAGGCGCGCAGCAGCAGATCGAACCCCTTCTGGGGGTCCAGACGCCCCACGCCCAGCACCACCCGGCTTTGCGGCGAGTGCGGATTGACCGCAGGACGGTCCACCGTCAGCGGGTTGGGGATGGCCGTGATGGAGGCGAGAGCCTGGGGAAAGGCTGCGCGCCACCAATCCCGGTCCTGCCGGGTCAGAGTCACCACCCGGTGGCCCAGATGGGCGGCAATCACGCGAGCTAGTCGGCGGGAACGCATGTTCAGGTCGGTGCGGAAATTGAAGTGCTCCCAGGCCACCCGGAGCATCGGCAGGTCCAGAAGGGCGGGGAAAACGAATCCGGCCAGAAAAGTGTCCACCGTGATCAGCACGTCCGGACGCCGCCGCTGCAGTTCCTTTCGCACGGCGCGTACCAGCGGGACGGTCTGTGCCCTCATCCGCAGGGTGCCCTCGGGCAACCCCAGCGAGGTCAGGATCACCGCCTCCGGCAACTCGAAAGCGGAAGTCTCGCCCCGCAGAGCCACAATTTGCACGTCCAGACCCAGCGCCGCGAGGCCACCCGCCACGGTTGCCGTGACCCGCTCCATCCCGGCCCGAGCCCTCATCGACTCGATCAGAAAGGTGACCTTGACAGCGGACCGCCGTCCCCCGTCCGGTGGTGGCCCCGCGCGAGAATCCGGGGCTGTGCCGCCGTCCTCAATCACGTTGCCCAACCGGACGGGGGCGCGTCGGGTGTTGAGCCAGCGCCGCAGCCTGCGCCGCAGAGGGGCAGGCACAGCCCAGTGTTTCAAGAAGCTGGCCAGCTCGGAGGGTCCAGGACGCGTGGCCAGCAGCGCAAGGCCCAGAACCGGCAGGCCAGTAGGGTCACCCGCCCGTACGGCGCGGGGCACGACCTGCGCCAGCAGAAATCCGGCGTAAGCCCGGTCCGACAGCCGCCCA
Encoded proteins:
- a CDS encoding P1 family peptidase, giving the protein MPNPRDLGLPFTGQTGPLNAITDLAGLEVGHVTLILGEGKHAVRTGVTAVLPCGRNGAHTVPAAWFSLNGNGEMTGTTWIDESGGLTGPVMLTNTHSVGMVRDAVVAWGKSHGWTELWSLPVVAETYDGFLNDINGFHVTQEHAFEALNTASGGPVTQGNVGGGTGMIVSGFKGGVGTSSRVLDDSPHKVGVLVQANFGAREDLMVLGVPVGREIADLLPEREDTAGRDGSIIILVGTDAPLLPHQLKRLARRAALGLARTGSVAHNGSGDLFLAFSTATPEVAGGLEHWKALPNTSLDPLFKAVVEATEEAIINALFAAETMTGVHGRTVHALPHTRTLEVMRKYRRGSDVA
- a CDS encoding glycosyltransferase translates to MKNALSHDIAPHEETAPLISVVIPTYRRPELLLRRGLRSALAQRYPNLEVLVVMDGPDVETSAALAAIDDPRLRPLTLPRNQGPSAARNYGVQHARGEWIAFLDDDDVWRPDKLTRQMQVAQRSVHPLPVVLSGYIERTPYGDQLYPTRPKAADESLGDYMFVRRSARPPGSAVFGILVLAPRALALRVPWPTHLRNNEDWDWLLRVEETPGVGFEQLPPEDASTLAIYYRDEDRSTGSGVSSWRPMLEWAQGHRRAGRLSDRAYAGFLLAQVVPRAVRAGDPTGLPVLGLALLATRPGPSELASFLKHWAVPAPLRRRLRRWLNTRRAPVRLGNVIEDGGTAPDSRAGPPPDGGRRSAVKVTFLIESMRARAGMERVTATVAGGLAALGLDVQIVALRGETSAFELPEAVILTSLGLPEGTLRMRAQTVPLVRAVRKELQRRRPDVLITVDTFLAGFVFPALLDLPMLRVAWEHFNFRTDLNMRSRRLARVIAAHLGHRVVTLTRQDRDWWRAAFPQALASITAIPNPLTVDRPAVNPHSPQSRVVLGVGRLDPQKGFDLLLRAWAEIEADCPEWRLQIYGQGPEEQALRDLAEELGLRRWELFAPTSDVAAVYRTAGIYALSSRHEGLPLVLMETQAHGVPAVAFDCLTGPAELLAAGGGALMPAQDVSAFASALQSLMSQPELRQEWSERAYAGAERYRLEPILGQWLRLLAAGHSGRPEAEDQGR